In a single window of the Diachasmimorpha longicaudata isolate KC_UGA_2023 chromosome 16, iyDiaLong2, whole genome shotgun sequence genome:
- the LOC135170321 gene encoding nardilysin-like — protein sequence MFLSFRPSTLLSCAVKNLVNHNRIMPKRSLSVPPAKKKIKFHHHQVNQKMVVPNCECPSSGDDSNLTGGNMTMSSASGDVKIEEATANIKVEYLDTPIKSENDKKEYRVIKLPNGLTALLIADLHFANGACGDGKGASDDDDVAAASSDDSDSDSCCEDGSDQSDTEEDTATSDDEDTFSKPAKNVEKMAACGLCVSVGSFSDPPDIQGLAHFLEHMVFMGSEKYPLENEFDAFVTKRGGTDNASTECEQTTFYFEIHEKHLLGALDRFAQLFINPLMLRDAITREREAVESEFQMALPSDFYRKEQLFCSFAESQHPATKFPWGNLVSLRDMVTDDKLYQELHKFRERHYSAHRMTVTIQARLPLDTLETYVKQCFANVPNNNLPPDDFSKFKGAKSFDTDRFRRIYKIKPMKDICQIELTWALPSLLHLYRAKPHQYVSWIIGHEGKGSLISYLREKMWALDVFCGNGEGGFEHSSMYALFSLAVTLTDEGHAHLKEVLDAIFSYITMMRRLGPQRWIFDEIKMIEETNFKFVDEVPAAEYVEDLCENMHFYSPKDYITGGDLYFEYNPEAIADCMGALTPDNANIMVLDKKFDDQDFEKVEPWFQTKYTDTEIPRDWVESWKKLEPFQEFHLPEANVFITDDFSLIPIESEVEFPVRIHQDVLSEIWYKPDFKFRLPECYMLFNFISPAFVASPEGAGMTDLMVSVLKQLLVEELYPATAVELSYEIEHGDRGLLVKVSGFNQKLPLLLETIGRYIANCSELVTESLFDVMKKEQLKTYYNTFLKPSKLNKDVRLSILIVNHWSNVDKHAAVAEVTFEQFRHFVRDFNRQIYVQSLVQGNIRRDEVIQIVTKFFDILGCQPLLPNTLPHNRVNVLPRGESHCCRVRNFNETDANSVVTNYYQSDLFSTRLAVIIELVMMIMEEPLFNQLRTQEQLGYNVFSILRNTSGVFGYSVTVHTQADKFSVEHIDDRIEEFLKQFNETLKKSTEKDFEAIKEALVRMKECADIHLKEEVMRNWGEITSRHYVFDRIRKELEMISKVNLEEVRDWVEAHISGGKNLRKLSVQVVGNAKSDKQGGYDEREEKILRKRHVVRYGGVVEYNLKFVTNLPGEKVNKMDDYYITDIEEFKQGLFVYPVPREED from the exons ATGTTTTTGTCATTCCGTCCATCCACGCTGCTCTCATGTGCTGTCAAAAATCTGGTAAATCATAACCGGATAATGCCAAAGCGCTCCCTGAGCGTTCCACcagcgaagaaaaaaattaaattccatcaTCATCAAGTCAATCAAAAAATGGTTGTGCCGAATTGCGAGTGTCCATCCTCTGGTGATGATTCTAACCTAACTGGTGGCAATATGACTATGTCGTCTGCCTCGGGGGACGTTAAAATTGAGGAGGCGACTGCCAACATCAAGGTGGAGTACTTGGACACTCCGATCAAGTCTGAGAATGACAAGAAGGAGTACAGGGTTATCAAACTGCCTAACGGCCTCACTGCCCTTTTGATAGCTGATTTACATTTTGCTAATGGTGCCTGTGGAGATGGAAAGGGAGCCTCTGACGATGATGACGTGGCTg CCGCATCATCAGATGACTCCGACTCGGATAGCTGCTGTGAGGATGGCTCCGACCAGTCAGACACCGAAGAAGACACCGCCACATCAGACGACGAGGACACCTTCTCCAAGCCCGCCAAGAACGTCGAGAAGATGGCAGCCTGTGGTCTCTGCGTAAGTGTGGGTTCCTTCAGCGATCCTCCCGACATTCAAGGTCTCGCCCACTTCCTCGAGCACATGGTGTTCATGGGCTCCGAGAAATACCCCCTGGAGAACGAATTCGACGCGTTCGTAACGAAGCGCGGGGGCACAGACAACGCCTCCACTGAGTGCGAACAAACGACATTCTACTTCGAAATTCACGAGAAGCATCTCCTGGGGGCCCTAGACCGTTTTGCCCAGCTGTTCATCAATCCCCTGATGCTGAGAGATGCCATAACTCGAGAACGCGAAGCAGTGGAGAGTGAATTCCAGATGGCATTGCCCTCGGACTTCTATCGGAAGGAGCAGCTGTTCTGCAGCTTCGCCGAGTCTCAGCATCCAGCGACAAAATTTCCCTGGGGTAATCTCGTATCTCTACGTGACATGGTGACCGATGACAAGCTGTACCAGGAGCTCCACAAATTTCGTGAACGTCACTACAGCGCCCACAGAATGACAGTGACAATTCAGGCAAGACTTCCCCTGGACACCCTGGAGACCTACGTGAAGCAGTGTTTCGCCAATGTTCCCAATAACAATCTTCCTCCAGacgatttttcgaaattcaaggGAGCAAAGTCCTTCGATACTGATCGCTTTCGACGAATTTATAAGATAAAACCGATGAAGGATATCTGCCAGATAGAGCTTACCTGGGCCCTGCCGTCTCTTCTTCACTTGTATCGAGCGAAGCCCCATCAGTACGTGTCTTGGATAATAGGACACGAGGGTAAGGGATCCCTGATAAGTTacttgagggaaaaaatgtgGGCATTAGATGTTTTCTGCGGGAATGGTGAGGGTGGCTTTGAGCACAGTTCTATGTATGCACTGTTCAGTCTGGCTGTGACATTAACGGATGAGGGTCACGCACACCTCAAGGAAGTCCTCGACGCAATATTCTCGTATATTACGATGATGCGACGACTGGGACCCCAGAGGTGGATTTTTGATGAGATTAAAATGATCGAGGAGACGAATTTTAAATTTGTCGATGAGGTACCAGCTGCTGAGTACGTGGAGGATCTCTGCGAGAATATGCACTTTTACTCCCCCAAGGATTACATAACAGGGGGCGATCTGTACTTCGAGTACAATCCTGAAGCGATAGCTGATTGCATGGGAGCACTGACACCTGACAACGCCAACATCATGGTTCTTGATAAGAAGTTCGATGACCAGGACTTTGAGAAGGTGGAGCCCTGGTTTCAGACCAAGTACACGGATACAGAGATTCCTCGGGATTGGGTGGAGTCATGGAAAAAATTGGAGCCCTTTCAGGAATTCCATCTGCCGGAGGCCAATGTCTTCATCACTGATGACTTCAGTCTCATCCCGATAGAGTCAGAAGTGGAATTTCCAGTGAGGATCCATCAGGACGTCCTCTCGGAGATCTGGTACAAGCCGGACTTCAAGTTTCGGCTTCCAGAGTGCTACATGCTCTTCAACTTCATTTCACCAGCATTCGTGGCTTCTCCAGAGGGCGCTGGAATGACTGATCTGATGGTCAGTGTTCTCAAGCAGCTGCTCGTGGAGGAACTCTACCCAGCGACAGCTGTTGAGCTGAGTTATGAGATCGAACACGGGGACCGGGGACTTCTCGTCAAGGTGTCGGGTTTCAATCAGAAGCTTCCACTGCTGCTGGAGACCATCGGCAGGTACATCGCCAACTGCTCGGAGTTGGTCACCGAGAGTTTGTTCGACGTCATGAAGAAGGAGCAGCTGAAGACCTATTACAATACCTTCCTGAAGCCCTCGAAGCTGAACAAGGACGTGAGACTGTCCATTCTGATTGTTAATCATTGGTCGAATGTCGATAAACATGCGGCTGTAGCCGAGGTGACCTTTGAGCAGTTCAGGCATTTTGTGAGGGACTTTAACAGACAGATTTACGTGCAATCACTCGTCCAGGGGAATATTCGGAGGGATGAGGTGATTCAAATCGTCACGAAGTTCTTTGACATTCTTGGGTGTCAACCGTTGCTACCTAATACTCTTCCTCACAACCGGGTCAATGTCCTTCCACGTGGGGAAAGCCATTGCTGCAGGGTCAGGAATTTTAACGAAACAGATGCTAATTCTGTGGTGACTAATTATTATCAGTCCGATTTATTCTCGACTAGACTCGCTGTCATCATCGAACTGGTGATGATGATCATGGAGGAGCCGTTGTTCAATCAGCTCAGGACTCAGGAGCAATTGGGGTACAATGTGTTCTCCATTTTGAGGAATACCAGTGGAGTTTTTGGGTATTCGGTGACCGTTCACACGCAAGCGGATAAGTTCAGTGTTGAGCATATTGATGATAGGATTGAGGAATTCTTGAAGCAGTTCAATGAGACACTgaagaaatcgacggagaagGACTTCGAGGCAATCAAGGAGGCGCTGGTCAGGATGAAAGAGTGCGCGGATATTCATCTGAAGGAGGAGGTCATGAGGAACTGGGGGGAGATAACCTCGAGGCATTACGTTTTTGATAGAATCAGAAAGGAGCTGGAGATGATATCGAAGGTCAATCTGGAGGAAGTCAGGGACTGGGTGGAGGCGCATATcagtgggggaaaaaatctGAGGAAGTTGAGTGTTCAGGTTGTGGGGAATGCCAAGAGTGATAAGCAGGGGGGATATGATGAGAGGGAGGAGAAGATCTTGAGGAAGAGGCACGTCGTCAGGTACGGGGGGGTCGTTGAATacaatttgaaatttgttACTAACTTGCCGGGGGAGAAAGTGAACAAAATGGACGATTATTACATTACTGACATCGAAGAGTTTAAACAAGGATTATTTGTTTATCCAGTACCGAGAGAAGAAGATTAA
- the LOC135170329 gene encoding augmin complex subunit dgt5-like produces MPKTVEIVNNFEWAETLGCPPSACSDHVKKIFNHGITGLWWEEIGSKIHPVNDVLETRKNILLYYLKSQGQTPAIQHIRNTKRLRSERCLLETQVINLQSECEKRENSIKEKVLKLQKIRATKKALETKKSLLNLSHHEMKEKMRNCRDMRAVCQDLLPSSQSGIDPTTMNESLTLVGGISSRADKSKAWKQIQETLGPIAIPELWDWILKNRIRNNEELCKLGIDESDTKKTISQLDLEIASARGRQLKSAIAKCIQLEKAKEYEARGSEYLEQISAWFDDNEEMDKWLMTTMEVTKFEATQKVLQSEMEKMKHFSEEQNAVSLELHELESEINEIDYQMQQRVQTLHRSLGLLQSASNFLLILKDNLTVALESIRSLSCQHEAAPDRMNGHLSHELEVFQENLDVNALNKIVLSGKVGAYRHATTCMSNASISFTTLTSATPVLQPALYHLITCYLDIIANKYLKQKKEESMIANQLEISLKSSLPSFAHERDIIELLDEGNSRGKKCREEISELTSIFDSWCSQPVAEVMAINDSLVHGATFNEWLQRYTTLIYMLQRSK; encoded by the exons ATGCCGAAGACGGTGGAAATAGTGAATAACTTTGAGTGGGCGGAAACCCTGGGGTGTCCACCGTCTGCCTGTTCTGATcacgttaaaaaaat ATTCAATCATGGAATTACTGGCCTCTGGTGGGAGGAAATTGGCTCGAAAATTCACCCGGTCAACGATGTCCTGGAAacccgaaaaaatattctacttTATTATCTAAAAAGTCAGGGACAGACTCCTGCCATCCAGCACATTCGGAACACTAAACGTTTGAGGTCTGAGAGATGTTTACTGGAGACTCAAGTCATAAATCTTCAGAGTGAATGTGAGAAGAGGGAGAACTCAATTAAAGAAAAAG TCTTAAAGCTCCAAAAAATCAGAGCTACGAAGAAGGCCCTGGAGACCAAGAAGAGCCTCCTAAACCTAAGTCACCAtgaaatgaaagagaaaatgcGTAACTGCCGGGACATGCGAGCGGTTTGCCAGGACTTGCTCCCCTCTTCTCAGTCAGGTATAGACCCGACGACGATGAACGAGTCGCTGACGCTCGTCGGTGGGATATCCTCGAGAGCCGATAAAAGCAAGGCCTGGAAGCAGATTCAGGAGACACTCGGTCCAATCGCAATTCCCGAGTTATGGGACTGGATTCTGAAGAATCGAATTCGAAATAATGAAGAGCTCTGCAAACTGGGGATCGACGAGAGTGACACCAAGAAGACGATCTCCCAATTGGATCTGGAAATAGCGAGTGCTCGAGGTCGACAGCTCAAATCAGCGATCGCCAAGTGCATTCAACTGGAGAAGGCCAAAGAGTACGAGGCACGAGGTAGTGAATATCTCGAGCAAATATCCGCATGGTTCGATGACAACGAGGAGATGGATAAGTGGCTGATGACAACCATGGAGGTGACGAAGTTCGAGGCAACTCAGAAGGTCCTTCAGAGCGAAATGGAGAAGATGAAGCACTTCAGCGAGGAGCAAAATGCTGTCTCCCTGGAGCTGCACGAGCTCGAGTCAGAGATTAATGAGATTGACTATCAGATGCAGCAGAGGGTCCAGACACTCCACAGGTCCCTGGGACTTCTCCAATCTGCCAGCAATTTTTTGCTAATTCTGAAGGACAATTTGACAGTAGCTTTGGAGTCTATTCGATCTTTGAGCTGCCAGCACGAGGCTGCTCCAGACAGGATGAATGGACATCTCAGTCATGAGCTGGAGGTCTTCCAGGAGAACCTGGATGTCAATGCTTTAAATAAGATTGTACTGAGTGGAAAGGTCGGAGCTTACAGACATGCCACGACGTGCATGAGCAACGCCTCGATCTCATTTACAACCCTGACATCAGCAACTCCAGTCCTCCAGCCCGCCCTCTACCACCTGATCACTTGCTACCTCGATATCATCGCCAACAAATACTTGAAGCAGAAGAAAGAGGAATCAATGATTGCTAATCAACTGGAAATCAGTTTGAAGTCCTCACTTCCATCTTTTGCTCATGAGAGGGACATAATTGAGCTCCTGGACGAGGGGAACTCTAGGGGGAAAAAATGTCGGGAAGAAATTTCAGAGCTGACCTCGATTTTTGACTCTTGGTGCTCTCAACCAGTCGCAGAAGTCATGGCCATCAACGACTCCCTGGTACATGGAGCAACCTTCAACGAATGGCTTCAACGCTACACCACACTCATCTACATGCTTCAGCGTTCCAAGTGA